A window of Elgaria multicarinata webbii isolate HBS135686 ecotype San Diego chromosome 2, rElgMul1.1.pri, whole genome shotgun sequence contains these coding sequences:
- the LOC134393347 gene encoding olfactory receptor 5AR1-like — protein sequence MKGVHNLAKWWSDIHVIGKQIRLRASSSFTIPSAKSPLLLSHYEGTTSRDMPAKKNGTSVTHFILLGLTPDQPHLQPLLFGIFVLIYNVTVMGNLGMISLISTDPNLHTPMYFFLGVLSFIDTCYSSVVTPRLLADLLATDRSISYTSCVAQMAFLVLHGTLECLMLATMAYDRYVAICHPLSYHQLMSKSVCVKLVAIAYTLAIANTAVQTHNVFQLPYCGPNLVNHYFCDIPPVLHLACADTSQARKVLYIFSALATVTTFSGIVISYAYILVTVSRMSSAAGQQKALSTCASHFAAITLFYGTVFFMYIKPSTNNSMDKVASVFYSIIIPMLNPLIYSLRNKEVKEALKRKIYRKTF from the coding sequence ATGAAGGGAGTTCACAACTTAGCAAAATGGTGGTCAGACATTCATGTTATAGGAAAGCAAATTAGATTAAGAGCATCGTCCAGCTTTACTATTCCCTCAGCCAAGTCACCTCTGCTCCTCTCTCATTACGAAGGTACCACATCCAGAGATATGCCTGCCAAGAAGAACGGCACCTCAGTGACCCATTTCATCCTGCTTGGCCTCACACCTGACCAACCACACCTGCAACCACTGCTTTTTGGGATCTTTGTATTGATCTACAATGTTACTGTAATGGGTAACCTGGGCATGATCAGCCTGATCAGTACTGACCCGAACCTTCACACACCCATGTATTTCTTCCTTGGTGTTCTTTCTTTCATTGATACCTGCTACTCCTCCGTGGTCACCCCCAGGCTGCTGGCTGATCTCCTTGCCACAGACAGGTCCATTTCATACACAAGCTGCGTGGCCCAGATGGCCTTCCTGGTCCTCCATGGGACACTGGAGTGCCTGATGCTGGCTACTATGGCCTATGACCGGTATGTGGCCATCTGTCATCCCCTCTCTTACCACCAACTCATGTCCaagagtgtgtgtgtaaaattggTGGCAATCGCTTATACCTTGGCCATTGCCAACACAGCAGTGCAGACCCACAACGTGTTCCAGCTGCCCTACTGTGGCCCCAACCTTGTCAATCACTATTTCTGTGACATCCCTCCAGTGCTGCATCTTGCCTGTGCTGACACTAGCCAAGCTAGGAAAGTCCTCTACATCTTCTCTGCTTTGGCCACAGTCACTACATTTTCCGGCATTGTGATCTCCTACGCCTACATCCTGGTCACTGTTAGCAGGATGAGCTCTGCAGCAGGCCAGCAGAAAGCCCTCTCCACTTGTGCCTCCCACTTTGCAGCCATCACCCTCTTCTATGGCACAGTCTTCTTCATGTACATCAAGCCCAGCACAAACAATTCCATGGACAAAGTAGCATCTGTGTTCTATTCCATCATCATCCCCATGTTGAACCCACTGATCTACAGCCTGAGGAACAAGGAAGTCAAGGAGGCATTGAAAAGAAAGATCTATAGGAAGACAttttaa
- the LOC134393348 gene encoding olfactory receptor 11L1-like: MLNDTSAPEFILLGFPGLQKFRVLLFLTFLMIYLFELLGNALIILISNIDAGLRIPMYFFLSNFSFLEMCYTSVTIPRLLRDLLTGSHAISFQVCLTQMYFFFFFGTTEFFLLATMAYDRYLAICHPLQYPMLMDNHTCACLALGSWLSGFLTPFLPITYISQLPFNSSNQLDHFFCDTAPFIKLSTGNTFMANAMVFLVSAVVVLMSFLLTLTSYTLIVSTVCRIPSASGKLKAFSTCFSHLMVVTIFYGTVIFMYLCPHFGRASEMDKVVSVFYVIITPVLNPIIYTLRNKDVKRALQKVLNQVKNKSGLMDAFKE; this comes from the exons ATGCTGAATGACACTTCTGCCCCTGAATTCATCTTGTTGGGATTCCCTGGACTCCAGAAGTTCCGGGTCCTCTTGTTCCTCACTTTCTTGATGATCTACCTCTTTGAATTGCTTGGCAATGCCTTGATCATTCTCATCTCAAATATAGATGCAGGTCTGCGCATccccatgtacttcttcctgaGCAACTTCTCATTCCTAGAGATGTGCTACACCTCAGTCACAATTCCTCGGCTGCTGCGGGACTTGCTCACAGGCTCCCATGCCATCTCCTTCCAGGTGTGCCTTACTCagatgtatttcttcttcttctttggaacCACAGAATTCTTCCTCCTGGCTACCATGGCATATGACAGGTATTTAGCCATTTGCCACCCCTTGCAGTATCCAATGCTCATGGACAACCATACCTGTGCCTGCCTAGCCTTGGGTTCCTGGTTGAGTGGCTTCCTGACACCCTTCTTGCCTATCACCTACATCTCCCAGCTTCCCTTCAACAGCAGCAACCAACTCGACCACTTCTTCTGTGACACGGCCCCCTTCATTAAGCTGTCGACTGGTAACACCTTCATGGCCAATGCAATGGTCTTCCTGGTCTCTGCGGTGGTTGTGCTCATGTCTTTCCTTCTGACTTTGACTTCTTACACTCTGATTGTTTCAACTGTCTGCCGTATCCCATCTGCTTCTGGAAAGCTCAAGGCCTTTTCCACGTGTTTCAGCCACCTCATGGTGGTTACTATCTTCTATGGCACAGTCATCTTCATGTACCTCTGTCCACATTTTGGCCGAGCTTCTGAGATGGACAAAGTTGTATCTGTGTTTTATGTTATCATCACCCCAGTGTTGAATCCTATCATCTATACCCTGAGGAACAAAGATGTGAAAAGAGCCTTACAGAAAGTCCTCAACCAAGTAAAGAACAAGT CCGGGTTAATGGATGCCTTCAAAGAATGA